The Candidatus Margulisiibacteriota bacterium genomic sequence TGAAAAAAGAGGGGGAACTGCGCGGTTGTATCGGATATATCGCGGCGGCGAGGCCCCTCTTCCAGGCGGTGCAGGAGATGGTGGTGGCGGCGGCGACGGAAGACCGGCGATTTTCCCCGGTGACCAAGAGCGAATTGCCGGCGCTGGCGATAGAGATCTCGGTCCTCTCCCGTTTGGTGAAGATCAAAGATGTTCAAGAGATAGAGATCGGCCGGGATGGGTTGTACATAATGAAAGACCAAGCCTCCGGCCTTTTGTTGCCTCAAGTGGCGGTGGAGTGGGGTTGGGATCGCGCGGAATTCCTGAAACAGGTCTGCTTAAAAGCCGGTTTGCCGGCCGAGGCCTGGCCAGAGGCCGACCTATATCGTTTTACCGCCGATGTTTTCCACGAAACCACAGCCCGGTAAAACTTCCTTCCTCACAACGCGATCATGAAACCGCCTGAGAATTTTGACATTTGGGCATTATTTGAGTAAGATAATCTATATGGTTGACAAGGAAAAAATCAAGGAAATCATCAGTCAAGCGATTAAGCAGGGGCCATTTCGAAATGACATCAAAAAGGTTTCGCTCTTTGGTTCTTTTCTGAAAGGCACCCAGAAAGAAGATAGCGATATTGATCTGCTCGTGGAGTTCGCCCCAACCGCGCGAATAGGTTTTTTTAAATTTGTTGATATTCAGAATAGTTTTGAAAAAAAACTTAGTAACAAAATTGATTTGTTGACATCGGAAGCGATCAGTAAACATTTTAGAGCGGAAGTATTGAAACAGGCCGAAACAATTTATGAAAGATGAGCTGATTTACCTCGAGCATATTTTTGAGGCTATCCAGAAAATAGAAAAGTACTTGCTGAATGTTTCCTATGATCAATTCAGCGACAATGACATGCTCATTGACGCTGTCGTCCGTGAGCTGGAAATAATTGGAGAAGCGGCAAACAAAGTCGGCGTGGAAGCAAAGTCCCGATATTCAACAATGCCGTGGGGCCAGATGATCGGCATGAGGAATCGCTTAATTCATGAATATTTCGGCGTTAATAAAAAGATTGTTTGGGAAACCTGCTCGGCTGACCTGAAAGAACTTAAAAAGATATTGATCTCGATTCTTCCCCGCTAAAAAAGCCAAGGCAGCCGTAACTATTCAGGTATGCTAAGAATCCCCATACTTCCGCCAAAGGCGGATCCGCCTCGGGAGGAAAAGTATGGGGAATCGAAATTCGGGATAATTATTCCACTATCGTTTTACCGCTGATGTTTTTCACGAAACCGCAACCCGGTAGCAACTGCGGCTCTTTAAAATAATCGACCAGCGGATAATTGCGGCAGATGTTGGGGCGCCAACGGTAGTTGCCGCATTTACCCTCCGGCGTTTGGTGCCGGCAATTGAAGATGAGCGAGTGGTACTCGCGATCGATCTCGATCAGCCGGAAACCAAACAACCACGAGATCCAGCGGACGGAGAGGCCGGTGAAGAGCTGGCTCCGGACCTGGGCCGGGGTCATGGTCAGGATGATCCGGCGGCAGCATTCGCCGCATTGCCGGCAGCGGCCGGTCAGCCGCCAACGAGTGGGAAAAAGGCGCTTGACCAGACTGGTCAGCCAATTATCAGCCAGAACAAAGATCATGATGGCTCGTCTCAACATGGGCGAGCCAATTATCCCCAACCTCGCAAGGATTGTTCAGGTTGTTTTTGTTTGGTCGGCCAGAGGTCAGGCCAGTTGCCGGATATAATGATCAAAGAGATCAGCCGGAGAGTGTCATTGAAATAACCGAACCGGCCGCCGGTCCCCAGGCCGACCAGCTGGGCATAACACTTGTCGAGCCAGGCCTGTTGGTTACTCGCGGCCAAGGCGGCGACGGCCAGCGGGCCGACAAAGGGGGCGTTGTTATAATTACCGGTCGGCGTCCCGTCGAGGCGATAACCGTCGACGATCAGTTCCGGCCGGCCTTGCGTCGCCTTGACCGCCCAGGCGGTCAGTTTCTTTAGCTCCCGGCTGTGCTCGCCGTTCCAGCGAAAATCGAGCCCAAGTTTTAGCGGGATATGGGTGGCGTCGTAGGTGTAATTGTAGCTAAGGTAAGTGCTTCCCCCCTTGCTGGTGCACCAATCGGGGTAGAGGCCGGTGTCGTAATGGGCGGAGAAATAGCCGTAGAGCATTTCGGCCCGGCGGAGGAGCTGGCCGAAGCGGCGGTCGTAGCTTTCCCAGGAGCGGTAATAGGCCGGGTTGTAATATGAAAGGTTGGTGATGCCAAAACCGCCCCATTTGGTCCCCGGCTTAAGGATAAATTCTTTCCGCTTATTGGTCGCGACCTCATAAGCCATGATCTTTTTCAGCAGAGCCTTGGCCGCGCGCAAATAATCGGCGTCCTGCCATTGCTTGTGGGCGTAAAAGAGGGCGAGGGCGACGTTCTGGTCGGCGTCGGAGGCCGATTCGATATCATCCGCGATCCCGGCGCGGGAGATCTTCCATTTCATCAAGCCGTAATTATTTAGATTGGCCCGGTAATAGCGCCAGAGGCCGTCGAAATAACTTTTCGTCGGGTGGGCGTCATTATCCATGATGGCGGTGATCAGCATTCCCCAGCCGATCCCTTCCGACACGGTATCGTAGTCGTAGGCGAGGTAGCGGTGGACGCGATAGGCGCCGGCCGGGCACCCTTCGGTCGTGACATAACGGCCTAACCAATCAAGAAAAGCGGCGTCGGTTACCCCGTCCATGACCTCGGCCGAGACGTTGGGGGAGAGGCCGAAAACTGGCCGTTTGGCTTCGGGGAAGGGGAGGTTGCCGGCGGCGGCGTGGCCAGCCGCGCAGCAGGCCAGGCAGAGGGCCAGTAGCAGGATTCGTTTCACGGTGTTAAGTATAGCAGAAAGAAAATAGCCCTTGACAATTATTTGAATAGGTATAACATATACCTATTATGAACATTACGCGTGCCTCTGATTTCGCGATCCGGATCCTGGTCCGTCTGGCGGTGGACGGGGAGGCGACGACCTGCGAAGCGTTGGCCAAAGAGATCGACGTTCCTTATAACCATGTGGCCAAGATCGTCCAGTTGCTGGCTCGGCGCGGTTTTCTTTTGACCCGCCGGGGGAAGTGTGGAGGACTAAGTCTGGCCGTTGATCCGCGCCGGATCTCACTGGCCGATGTGATCGAGGCGGTCGAAGGGCCGCTGACCATCAGCCACTGCGTTTTGAGGAAAGAGAGTTGCCGCTTTAGCCCGAAGTGCAAGGTTAGAACATGTTTTGGCGCCGTTCAGGCTAAGATCAGGGGGATGCTGGCCGACCGGACTATCTTAGAGATGGCAAGAGCGTAAAAATGAAAGGGGGTGAAATATGACTTTAGATGAATTGAACGCCTGGTTGGAGAGGAGCTCGAAAGTGCAGTGGGCGAGCGATGATGCCGGTAATCTGTATTTCCGGCACGAAGAATACGATGGCCTGGAAGATAAAGTGAAAATCGAGCCGAAAGGGCTGGCGCAGATCACCGTCCAGCAGTTGGAGCAGATCCTGGTCGGTGGGCGCAATATCGATCACATTACCAGAGTGACCGGCTATTTTTCGCGGGTGAATGGTTGGAACAAGGGGAAGCGGGGAGAGTTGGCGGATCGGCATCGGGTTTCTGTTGGATAATGTTTCGCGGGAGGGGTTCCTCCAAGTGTTTGTCTGGAGGATCCCCTCCCAGGTTTATTAGAAAGAAGAGGTAATAATATGAATATGTTTTGTTATCAATGTCAGGAAACGGCCGGGAATAAGGGGTGTACGGTAGCTGGCGTGTGCGGCAAACCGTCCGAGGTTGCTAATTTACAAGATGAATTGATCGCCCAGCTGCAAGGGCTGGCTATTTGGGCTACTGCTGCCCGGCAGCGGGGAGTCATTGATGACCAGATCGACCTCTTGGTGGTCGAAGGGCTCTTTCTGACGGTGACCAATGTGAATTTTGATCCCAAAAGAATGGAGCAAAAGATTGCTCAAGCCAAAGAGCTGGTCAAGAAGACCGGGGCCACTATTCCGTCGGCGCTTGGCGCTTTAGCCGAAAAGAACGAAGACTTGCGATCATTAAAACAACTCCTGCTTTACGGGTTGAAGGGGTTGGCGGCCTATGCCAATCATGCTTACATATTGAAAAAGGCCAGTCCGGAGATCTTTGCCTTCATTCATAAAGCGCTGGCCGCGACGGTCCGGAGCGATATTTCTGCGGATGAACTGGTCGGATTGGTTTTAGCTGCCGGGCAAAATGGGGTGGCGGTGATGGCGCTCCTCGATAAGGCAAATACCGAAGCTTACGGTCACCCGGTGATAACCAAAGTTGCTACTGGGACGAAAGCGGGGAAGGCGATCCTGGTCAGCGGTCATGACCTGCTTGATCTTGACGAGTTATTGCAGCAGACAGTGGGGAAGGGGATCAATGTTTACACGCACGGAGAGATGCTGCCGGCCAACGCTTATCCCGGGCTGAAAAAGTATCCGCATTTGGCTGGTAATTACGGTACGGCCTGGCACGCCCAACAGCGTGAATTCGCGAACTTTCCGGGCGCGATCTTGTTCACCACCAACTGTATCCAAAAACCGTTGCCCAGTTATCAGTCCAACCTTTTTACGGCCGGTCTGGCCGGCTGGCCGGGAGTTTCCCACATTGCCGATCGGGCAGATGGAAAACAGAAGGACTTCTCGGCGGTGATCCAAAAAGCGCTCTCGCTCCCCGGTCTGTCGGACAAGCCGGGTAAAGAGTTGACGATAGGCTTTGCCCACAACACTATCTTGAGCCTGGCGGACAAGGTCGTTGCCGCGGTGAAGTCGGGGGCGATCAAACGTTTTTTTGTTATGGCCGGTTGCGACGGCCGGTTGAAAGAACGGCAGTATTTTACCGACCTGGCCCAAGCTTTGCCGGCCGATACGGTTATCCTGACCGCCGGCTGTGCCAAGTTCCGTTATAATCAGCTCGAACTGGGCGATATTGGCGGGATCCCGCGGGTCCTTGATGCCGGCCAGTGCAACGATTCCTATTCGCTGGCAGTGGTGGCGCTCAAACTGGTCGAAGTGTTCGGGGTGAAGAGCGTTAATGAATTGCCGCTTTCTTTTGACCTCGGCTGGTATGAGCAGAAAGCGGTCATCGTCCTGCTGGCCTTGCTTTATCTTGGGGTCAAAAATATCCGCCTCGGCCCGACCGTGCCGGCCTTTCTCTCGCCGAATGTTGTGAGGGTTCTGGTTGAGAAATTCGCCATTAAACCGACGGGGGAAGTTAAGGCCGACCTGGCGGAGATGCTGGCGGGTCGTTAAGTGAGGGTAAAAGGATTTGACCCCGGTGTCCAGGGGGTGTCATAATTAGCCTCATGAGTAACGCGGCAAATAATAATATCGAGGCTATCCTGATCGCGCTCAAATCAGAGAAGAAGGCGATCGAGTATTACAGCCGGGCCGCCCGCCGGATCGTCAACCCGAAGGGGAAAGAAGCGCTGGAAAAGATACTGAAGGAGGAAAAGAAGCATTTCGACCAGCTCAAGCGGATCTATAAACATACCACGCATCGCGATCTCAAAGAGCACGAGCTCGAACATGTCGGCGCGACCCTTTCCCCGCTGACCGAAGAGCA encodes the following:
- a CDS encoding nucleotidyltransferase family protein — protein: MVDKEKIKEIISQAIKQGPFRNDIKKVSLFGSFLKGTQKEDSDIDLLVEFAPTARIGFFKFVDIQNSFEKKLSNKIDLLTSEAISKHFRAEVLKQAETIYER
- a CDS encoding DUF86 domain-containing protein, with amino-acid sequence MKDELIYLEHIFEAIQKIEKYLLNVSYDQFSDNDMLIDAVVRELEIIGEAANKVGVEAKSRYSTMPWGQMIGMRNRLIHEYFGVNKKIVWETCSADLKELKKILISILPR
- a CDS encoding YkgJ family cysteine cluster protein, with the translated sequence MLRRAIMIFVLADNWLTSLVKRLFPTRWRLTGRCRQCGECCRRIILTMTPAQVRSQLFTGLSVRWISWLFGFRLIEIDREYHSLIFNCRHQTPEGKCGNYRWRPNICRNYPLVDYFKEPQLLPGCGFVKNISGKTIVE
- a CDS encoding glycosyl hydrolase family 8 gives rise to the protein MKRILLLALCLACCAAGHAAAGNLPFPEAKRPVFGLSPNVSAEVMDGVTDAAFLDWLGRYVTTEGCPAGAYRVHRYLAYDYDTVSEGIGWGMLITAIMDNDAHPTKSYFDGLWRYYRANLNNYGLMKWKISRAGIADDIESASDADQNVALALFYAHKQWQDADYLRAAKALLKKIMAYEVATNKRKEFILKPGTKWGGFGITNLSYYNPAYYRSWESYDRRFGQLLRRAEMLYGYFSAHYDTGLYPDWCTSKGGSTYLSYNYTYDATHIPLKLGLDFRWNGEHSRELKKLTAWAVKATQGRPELIVDGYRLDGTPTGNYNNAPFVGPLAVAALAASNQQAWLDKCYAQLVGLGTGGRFGYFNDTLRLISLIIISGNWPDLWPTKQKQPEQSLRGWG
- a CDS encoding Rrf2 family transcriptional regulator; amino-acid sequence: MNITRASDFAIRILVRLAVDGEATTCEALAKEIDVPYNHVAKIVQLLARRGFLLTRRGKCGGLSLAVDPRRISLADVIEAVEGPLTISHCVLRKESCRFSPKCKVRTCFGAVQAKIRGMLADRTILEMARA
- the nrdD gene encoding anaerobic ribonucleoside-triphosphate reductase; the protein is MTLDELNAWLERSSKVQWASDDAGNLYFRHEEYDGLEDKVKIEPKGLAQITVQQLEQILVGGRNIDHITRVTGYFSRVNGWNKGKRGELADRHRVSVG
- the hcp gene encoding hydroxylamine reductase, producing the protein MNMFCYQCQETAGNKGCTVAGVCGKPSEVANLQDELIAQLQGLAIWATAARQRGVIDDQIDLLVVEGLFLTVTNVNFDPKRMEQKIAQAKELVKKTGATIPSALGALAEKNEDLRSLKQLLLYGLKGLAAYANHAYILKKASPEIFAFIHKALAATVRSDISADELVGLVLAAGQNGVAVMALLDKANTEAYGHPVITKVATGTKAGKAILVSGHDLLDLDELLQQTVGKGINVYTHGEMLPANAYPGLKKYPHLAGNYGTAWHAQQREFANFPGAILFTTNCIQKPLPSYQSNLFTAGLAGWPGVSHIADRADGKQKDFSAVIQKALSLPGLSDKPGKELTIGFAHNTILSLADKVVAAVKSGAIKRFFVMAGCDGRLKERQYFTDLAQALPADTVILTAGCAKFRYNQLELGDIGGIPRVLDAGQCNDSYSLAVVALKLVEVFGVKSVNELPLSFDLGWYEQKAVIVLLALLYLGVKNIRLGPTVPAFLSPNVVRVLVEKFAIKPTGEVKADLAEMLAGR
- a CDS encoding ferritin family protein, with the protein product MSNAANNNIEAILIALKSEKKAIEYYSRAARRIVNPKGKEALEKILKEEKKHFDQLKRIYKHTTHRDLKEHELEHVGATLSPLTEEHLADKEASDLEVCQIALKDEVDARAFYLSAAESAADETTKQTFLDLAREEESHSHSITRICKILAG